CAACCATTCCATCCCCTGCATAGTTGGCTATATCAAATATTGTGTCTTTTGTTTTGTCGTGATATTTGCTTATCCCATTACTTAACCATAAATCATTATTTATAAGCAGCGCGGTTGCCCCCGCAATACCGCCAAGAATTAAAGTTGTTTTTAACGGGTTTTCAATTATTGCCCCGCCCATGGCAGGGTAATCTTTAAATATAATATGTTCCAATACCGGCTCCGGCTGTTCTGCCGCGTAACAAAACGCGATTGCCGTAAGGATAAGCGATATGATAAATATAATCCTTTTCATCCTGCCTCCGCTTATTATTAAAACTGCCTGTTTCTATTTGTACAGCTGATTTTTATTGATGTATTCCCACACCGCAGCGCCCACTTCTTCGCGGATATTATTGCCGTACTTTATGCGCGTCCTTAATTCTGACGCTGACAGGTCAATTAAGTGCGGGTTTGCCCAAAACATATCCGCGGCTTCGGGGTGTTTTTTTATGACTTTTTCCCTGGAAAAATCCGTGCGTTCAAATATTATGAATTTTATAAGCTTAAGAAGTTCTTTATAATCTTTCCATGTTTCAATAAAATAAAACGCGTCTGACCCTGTGATAAAATAAAATTCCTTGCCCGGAAATTCCGTCATAAAATATTTTATGGTATTGATTGAATAAGATATCCCCTGCTTTTTAATTTCATATTCCGACAGGATAAAATCCGGGTCGCCGGATATTAAAAGCTGCGTCATTTTTTCCCTGTGCCCGGAATCTATTATTCCCGCGTGGTCCTTGTGCGGCGGAAGGTATGAAGGCACAAAAAATATTTTGTCCAGCCCGAATTGTTTTTTTACATCCTTTGCCAGCAGGTAATGCCCGACGTGAGGGGGGTTAAACGTACCGCCGAAAATCCCCACCTTTTTTGCTTTATCCACGTATCTGCCCGCTGCCCGTAATTA
The sequence above is a segment of the Candidatus Goldiibacteriota bacterium HGW-Goldbacteria-1 genome. Coding sequences within it:
- the nadD gene encoding nicotinate (nicotinamide) nucleotide adenylyltransferase; the protein is MDKAKKVGIFGGTFNPPHVGHYLLAKDVKKQFGLDKIFFVPSYLPPHKDHAGIIDSGHREKMTQLLISGDPDFILSEYEIKKQGISYSINTIKYFMTEFPGKEFYFITGSDAFYFIETWKDYKELLKLIKFIIFERTDFSREKVIKKHPEAADMFWANPHLIDLSASELRTRIKYGNNIREEVGAAVWEYINKNQLYK